One genomic region from Candidatus Poribacteria bacterium encodes:
- a CDS encoding tetratricopeptide repeat protein → MLRYIRPASIAIIGCLILFGCAGSRDATQTEAYNRFAIKAAQAQLWNEAVFRWKQVINIDPEDSKAHNNLGVAYEALGNMDEAIASYQRAAELEPNNKYYRLNYRRCRIHLRRSGGGDAPQLEDEEESPATE, encoded by the coding sequence GTGTTAAGATACATCCGACCCGCGTCTATCGCTATTATTGGCTGCTTAATTTTGTTCGGGTGCGCTGGATCACGTGATGCCACGCAGACCGAGGCTTACAATCGATTTGCAATAAAAGCAGCACAAGCGCAGCTTTGGAACGAAGCCGTTTTTCGATGGAAACAGGTTATCAATATCGACCCGGAGGATTCCAAGGCACATAATAACCTCGGTGTCGCTTACGAAGCACTCGGAAACATGGACGAGGCTATCGCCTCCTACCAACGCGCGGCAGAATTAGAACCGAATAACAAATACTACAGACTCAACTATCGACGGTGCCGTATACATCTACGACGCAGTGGCGGTGGCGATGCCCCGCAGCTGGAAGACGAAGAAGAATCTCCTGCCACGGAATAA